The following coding sequences lie in one Myxococcales bacterium genomic window:
- the aroB gene encoding 3-dehydroquinate synthase, with protein MIHAPQHRPIVLSGPMGSGKSTVARIVAERTGRRCIDLDAHIVSRTGMSIARWYQERGEAAFRIAEAQALAEAINVSEPLVIALGGGAVLHDDSRRLLLSKGLLLTLTAPVQELARRIEGSRDRPLLVGKDVAATLQGLMDARASSYAECHAVIHTHGRDPGDIATEIAQLSALRSVVVPLGERSYSIWIGRGLDDVAGRAIEEMVSVQHIVLVSDSNIRPLAIPSVIAELEARGKHVIEVTLAPGESHKTLSSVEAIWDAAIAGNVTRGDLVLAVGGGVVGDLAGFAAATLLRGMQLGHLPTTLLSMVDSSVGGKTGFDRPQGKNLIGAFYQPRFVVCDLQRLETLPDVEYRSGLAEVVKAAWISGTSAVEFLERHTQQLLNRHEDTLAQAVEMAVALKAQIVTADEQESGRRRVLNLGHTIGHAIEALENFEGMRHGEAVALGMMAAAKVGRHIGITADNDASRLRQLLHALGLPIDVGPWLTRRELFPLLGADKKRLGNVLHYVVFGEPGHVHAIPLTLEDLRNALGAKPCISS; from the coding sequence ATGATCCACGCGCCCCAGCATCGGCCCATCGTTTTGTCGGGCCCCATGGGTAGCGGCAAGAGTACCGTGGCGCGGATAGTAGCCGAGCGCACCGGCCGAAGATGTATCGACTTGGACGCGCACATCGTCTCGCGCACCGGCATGTCGATTGCGAGATGGTATCAAGAGCGAGGAGAGGCCGCGTTTCGCATCGCGGAGGCTCAGGCGCTCGCCGAAGCCATAAATGTCAGCGAGCCTTTAGTGATTGCCTTGGGGGGCGGGGCGGTGCTTCACGACGACAGCCGGCGACTGCTCTTGAGCAAAGGGTTATTGCTCACCCTCACGGCGCCCGTGCAAGAGTTGGCGCGAAGAATCGAAGGCAGTAGAGACCGTCCTCTCCTCGTTGGAAAAGATGTAGCTGCCACGCTTCAGGGGTTGATGGATGCGCGCGCTTCGAGCTATGCGGAATGCCACGCCGTCATACACACGCACGGCCGAGATCCCGGGGACATTGCTACGGAAATTGCGCAGCTAAGCGCGCTTCGGTCTGTGGTGGTTCCGCTAGGTGAGCGAAGTTACAGCATCTGGATTGGAAGAGGATTAGACGACGTGGCCGGTCGCGCCATCGAAGAGATGGTATCTGTGCAACATATTGTCCTCGTGAGCGATAGCAACATACGCCCGCTTGCGATACCGTCGGTGATTGCCGAGCTTGAAGCACGAGGCAAGCATGTGATCGAGGTTACGCTGGCGCCCGGTGAGTCTCACAAGACGTTGAGCAGCGTGGAAGCAATCTGGGATGCGGCCATCGCGGGCAACGTGACACGAGGGGATTTGGTGCTTGCGGTTGGGGGCGGCGTGGTGGGAGACCTCGCAGGGTTCGCGGCAGCCACGCTTCTGCGAGGCATGCAGCTTGGACATCTGCCGACAACGCTCCTGAGTATGGTCGACAGCTCTGTGGGCGGCAAAACAGGCTTTGATCGCCCCCAGGGCAAGAACCTCATTGGCGCATTTTATCAGCCACGATTTGTAGTGTGTGACCTTCAACGCCTAGAGACCTTGCCGGATGTAGAGTATCGCTCAGGTTTGGCGGAAGTGGTCAAGGCCGCTTGGATATCGGGAACATCAGCGGTCGAGTTTTTGGAACGCCACACACAGCAACTGCTCAATAGACACGAAGACACACTGGCGCAGGCTGTGGAGATGGCGGTTGCCCTGAAGGCTCAGATTGTGACTGCCGATGAGCAGGAATCCGGCCGCCGCAGGGTGCTGAATCTTGGCCACACGATCGGTCATGCCATCGAGGCTCTCGAAAACTTCGAGGGAATGCGGCACGGGGAAGCGGTCGCGCTTGGAATGATGGCCGCTGCAAAGGTGGGTAGGCATATTGGGATAACGGCTGACAACGACGCGAGCCGATTGCGGCAACTTCTCCATGCGCTTGGGCTCCCCATTGATGTCGGCCCTTGGCTCACGAGGCGCGAACTCTTTCCGCTCTTGGGCGCGGATAAAAAGCGCTTGGGAAACGTGCTTCATTATGTGGTCTTTGGTGAACCCGGCCATGTGCATGCAATTCCGCTGACACTGGAAGATCTGAGAAATGCGCTTGGCGCAAAACCGTGCATCTCCTCATGA
- the pilQ gene encoding type IV pilus secretin PilQ has translation MRSGRVCIYLVGLFGLSSIAHTEDKPTTAALPNAPVTVSAKGNKQHTDIVIRGRFKVPTYNVKSFRNGTLVVIEVTGTLLSNRGIKIQGDPSLVLDTSSSTTAQGVRINVTTRRAVTYHARADLDQIVIRLEPMTARSHVSKAVTSPGPAQVQDVHLERRDGRDRVIVELNKPVEFRVIAGVEETTRLELPATSVSSTVQKEIQGARDSLVKTVRVHSERGRAIVEVAREHVGSATVIREGKRIVWLFAPTDDSVKSQRRSRAIGAPSLPTGENSADGNDTEAVAGDQAAGFVFPVPLQTKGAGQRAYIGRRIDLDFKDADIHNILRLLAEVGGVNVITSDDVTGAVTIRMRDVPWDQALELILQSKGLGMVRRGNIIRVAPLTTLEKEAEMALARSKQREQLAPLETRLIPVSYATAEELQPRINELLSARGSVSVDARTNVLVVRDLVENLQEVESLVRSLDTQTPQVLVEARIVEATSQYSKDVGIQWGGDVTMASATGNPTGLAFPSNITAAGGNYNPAATPTQGLSPFAAAVPTPNFAVNLPATVGDGQGGALGMSFGSVDGNININVRLSAAEANGVVRIVSSPRILTLDNHQAHIAQGTLIPYSQVSAQGVQTAFQEAKLQLAVRPHVTSDGSVAMHVKVTRDEPDFTRTGARGDPAILKREAETDLLLDDGHTAVIGGIYTRNTGHNVDQVPFFGDIPILGLLFQRRRVRDERSELLIFLTPRIVNRSEALKL, from the coding sequence ATGCGGTCAGGCCGGGTGTGTATTTATTTGGTGGGTCTTTTTGGCCTGAGTTCTATAGCCCATACGGAAGACAAGCCCACCACGGCGGCTTTGCCCAATGCGCCTGTCACCGTGTCAGCCAAAGGGAACAAGCAACATACGGACATTGTGATTCGTGGGCGCTTTAAAGTGCCGACATACAATGTGAAATCGTTCCGCAACGGTACATTGGTCGTGATTGAAGTCACTGGCACGCTGCTCAGCAATCGGGGCATTAAGATACAAGGGGATCCAAGTTTGGTTCTCGATACGAGCAGCAGCACAACTGCCCAAGGGGTGCGTATCAACGTCACTACGCGCCGTGCGGTGACCTATCACGCGCGGGCGGACTTGGACCAAATCGTGATTCGCCTTGAGCCGATGACAGCCCGTTCACATGTATCGAAAGCGGTTACCTCTCCGGGTCCTGCGCAAGTGCAGGATGTACACTTGGAGCGACGTGATGGTCGAGATCGGGTCATCGTGGAGTTGAATAAGCCGGTCGAGTTTCGCGTCATCGCCGGCGTGGAGGAGACCACTAGACTGGAGTTGCCTGCCACCAGTGTTTCAAGCACCGTGCAAAAGGAGATTCAAGGGGCTCGCGATTCGTTGGTCAAAACCGTTCGCGTGCATTCTGAGCGCGGGCGGGCGATTGTGGAAGTCGCGCGAGAGCACGTGGGGAGCGCCACCGTGATTCGAGAAGGAAAACGCATTGTGTGGCTGTTCGCACCCACGGATGACAGCGTGAAGTCACAACGTCGTTCGCGCGCTATCGGCGCTCCCTCTCTACCCACGGGTGAAAACAGTGCTGATGGAAATGATACTGAGGCAGTGGCTGGTGATCAGGCTGCAGGCTTCGTATTTCCAGTACCACTGCAGACCAAAGGAGCAGGGCAGCGCGCCTATATCGGCCGCAGAATCGATTTGGACTTCAAGGACGCCGATATTCATAACATTCTGCGCCTGTTGGCTGAGGTGGGTGGGGTGAACGTGATAACCAGTGATGACGTCACGGGCGCCGTCACCATCCGCATGCGGGACGTGCCCTGGGACCAGGCGCTCGAGCTGATTCTCCAATCCAAGGGACTGGGCATGGTGAGACGCGGCAATATCATCCGCGTGGCTCCTTTGACGACCTTGGAAAAGGAAGCGGAGATGGCGCTTGCGCGCAGCAAGCAACGCGAGCAACTGGCGCCGTTGGAGACGCGCTTGATTCCGGTAAGCTATGCCACAGCAGAGGAGCTGCAGCCACGTATTAACGAGCTCTTGAGTGCGCGGGGCAGTGTGTCCGTGGATGCACGAACCAACGTGTTAGTGGTGCGTGATCTCGTGGAGAACTTACAAGAGGTTGAGTCGCTCGTGCGAAGCTTGGATACGCAAACGCCGCAGGTGCTCGTAGAGGCGCGCATCGTCGAAGCGACGAGCCAGTACAGCAAAGATGTCGGCATTCAATGGGGTGGGGACGTGACGATGGCATCGGCTACTGGCAACCCCACTGGACTTGCATTTCCATCGAATATCACGGCTGCCGGCGGCAACTACAACCCGGCCGCCACACCGACCCAAGGTCTTTCTCCGTTTGCGGCAGCGGTTCCCACTCCAAATTTTGCGGTGAACTTGCCCGCCACCGTGGGCGACGGTCAAGGCGGCGCCCTGGGGATGAGCTTTGGGAGCGTCGATGGCAATATCAATATCAACGTGCGATTGAGTGCTGCCGAAGCCAACGGGGTCGTGAGGATTGTGAGCTCGCCGCGCATCCTGACCTTGGACAATCACCAAGCGCATATCGCGCAAGGGACATTAATTCCGTATTCGCAAGTGAGTGCGCAGGGGGTGCAGACGGCATTTCAAGAGGCAAAGCTGCAGCTCGCAGTCAGGCCGCATGTTACCAGCGATGGCTCCGTGGCCATGCACGTCAAGGTGACGCGAGATGAACCCGACTTCACCCGGACCGGTGCCAGGGGGGATCCAGCAATTCTTAAGCGCGAGGCGGAAACGGATCTTTTGCTGGATGACGGGCATACCGCTGTCATCGGCGGAATCTACACGAGGAACACGGGTCACAACGTTGATCAGGTGCCGTTTTTTGGGGATATTCCCATCTTGGGACTCTTGTTTCAAAGACGACGCGTGCGAGATGAGCGCAGCGAGCTCTTGATATTTCTTACGCCGCGCATAGTAAACCGCAGTGAGGCGTTGAAACTTTAG
- the pilO gene encoding type 4a pilus biogenesis protein PilO encodes MALDATSFSKLPLGAKIGVLVGIIVLLSVLFYFVLYMRVSNAMGETDSKYEVLRKDLRVAEEHRKEYVALRDELVLREALDQQNLRSLPERAEIPAFLQDLNRVAELSGLKILLVEPLPEEQSEHYTRVPVSLRLSGRFHQLAKFFYHIGKLERAINMENIRLGDPVSTQDEVILKVSVLATTFRRLDAEAAASAPSAPQGGAK; translated from the coding sequence ATGGCTTTGGACGCAACAAGCTTTTCAAAACTTCCCTTGGGAGCAAAGATCGGCGTCCTCGTAGGCATTATTGTTCTCCTGAGTGTGCTTTTTTATTTTGTACTGTACATGCGTGTTTCCAATGCAATGGGCGAAACAGATTCCAAATACGAAGTGTTGCGCAAGGACTTGCGCGTCGCAGAAGAGCACCGCAAGGAATATGTGGCCCTGCGCGACGAGTTGGTGTTACGCGAAGCGCTCGACCAACAAAACCTACGTAGTCTGCCCGAGCGAGCCGAGATTCCAGCATTCCTACAGGATCTCAACCGTGTCGCCGAGCTGAGCGGGCTAAAGATACTCTTGGTGGAACCTCTTCCCGAAGAGCAGTCCGAGCATTACACGCGTGTGCCGGTTTCGCTTCGGCTGAGCGGGCGGTTTCATCAGCTTGCGAAGTTCTTCTACCATATCGGTAAGCTCGAACGGGCCATCAATATGGAAAACATCCGACTTGGGGATCCGGTGTCCACTCAAGACGAAGTCATATTGAAGGTCAGCGTGTTGGCCACCACTTTCCGGCGTCTTGATGCAGAAGCGGCTGCGAGCGCGCCTTCGGCCCCCCAAGGGGGAGCCAAATGA
- a CDS encoding PilN domain-containing protein: MIRINLLPRAERQTAAGGSNQLWSVVYVVGALLWCGLLLIIYLMSNNQLEELEARNQDLTTKIDDLKQQSADLESVKTKVEKSKRLEAVVRDLEKAQLGPTNIMLELARVLSVGGRPTVDPERLAKLREDNPLAGFSPNWDPRRLWLKSFEEEGRECHIRGEGKSNEDIAEFLRRLAISEYFEEVTLQKSELTAGEAGESRMIGFDVTCKVRY, encoded by the coding sequence GTGATTCGCATTAATTTACTGCCGCGGGCCGAACGCCAGACCGCCGCCGGCGGAAGCAATCAGTTATGGAGCGTGGTGTATGTAGTCGGCGCGCTCTTGTGGTGCGGGCTGCTCCTCATTATTTACCTTATGTCCAACAATCAGCTCGAGGAGCTCGAGGCCCGTAATCAAGATCTCACGACAAAGATCGATGATCTCAAGCAGCAAAGCGCGGACCTTGAAAGCGTAAAAACCAAGGTGGAAAAGAGCAAGCGTCTCGAGGCGGTGGTGCGAGACCTGGAAAAAGCGCAACTCGGGCCGACCAATATCATGTTGGAGCTTGCGCGCGTGCTTAGCGTAGGCGGCCGACCGACCGTTGATCCTGAAAGGCTGGCCAAACTGCGAGAAGACAATCCCCTTGCAGGGTTTTCCCCCAACTGGGATCCGCGGCGCCTGTGGTTGAAATCCTTCGAGGAGGAGGGTCGGGAGTGTCATATCCGTGGCGAAGGAAAGTCTAACGAAGACATCGCGGAGTTTCTCAGGCGCCTCGCGATCAGCGAATACTTCGAGGAAGTGACCCTTCAAAAAAGCGAATTGACTGCCGGGGAGGCCGGAGAGTCGCGCATGATTGGATTCGACGTGACCTGTAAGGTTCGGTACTGA
- the pilM gene encoding type IV pilus assembly protein PilM: protein MGEGRNLVGVDIGSSSIKVCEIKEARSGARSLVRFGYYPLPPQTIVDGHVMNAGAVVAGLEQLFHKAKRRDIALRLSGHSVIIKKINIPLMTAEELAQQINWEAEQYIPFDIADVQLDYQVLQERPDAGQMEVLLVAAKREEIGDLTNLAFEARLRPRVVDLDAFTVQNCFEAAYGGFPAGQTIALLHMGASIATLNMISNGVTAFTRDITSGGNGITAEVQRRLGVSFEEADALKCGTSAEEAPPEIAEIVREGAGAFAGEIQRSLDFYIATSGDRSIDKIYVSGGTANVRSLLDAISTGARVAVELLDPLQLAIPDAKTVDLAELRLRALQMSVACGLALRKDHEQ from the coding sequence ATGGGGGAAGGTAGAAATCTAGTCGGCGTAGATATCGGCTCGAGCTCGATCAAGGTATGCGAAATCAAAGAGGCGCGGTCGGGGGCGCGCTCGTTGGTGCGGTTTGGCTATTATCCCTTGCCACCTCAGACGATTGTCGATGGCCATGTGATGAACGCCGGGGCGGTGGTGGCGGGACTCGAGCAGCTTTTTCATAAAGCCAAGCGCCGCGATATTGCGCTCCGACTGAGCGGGCACAGCGTCATTATCAAGAAAATCAACATCCCGTTGATGACCGCCGAGGAACTGGCGCAACAGATCAACTGGGAGGCGGAGCAGTACATCCCTTTTGATATCGCGGACGTGCAGCTTGATTATCAAGTGCTTCAAGAGCGTCCCGATGCGGGGCAGATGGAAGTATTGCTCGTGGCCGCCAAGCGCGAAGAGATTGGCGATCTCACGAATCTGGCGTTTGAAGCGCGATTGCGGCCGCGGGTCGTGGATCTCGATGCGTTTACGGTGCAAAACTGCTTCGAAGCAGCCTATGGGGGGTTCCCTGCTGGGCAGACGATAGCTCTGCTCCACATGGGCGCTTCCATCGCCACACTCAATATGATTTCCAACGGTGTGACTGCCTTCACCCGAGATATCACGAGCGGGGGCAATGGCATTACCGCCGAGGTGCAGCGTCGCCTCGGAGTGAGTTTTGAAGAGGCCGACGCGCTTAAATGTGGGACGAGCGCCGAAGAAGCGCCGCCCGAGATTGCAGAGATTGTTCGCGAAGGGGCGGGCGCATTTGCGGGAGAGATCCAGCGCTCCTTGGATTTCTATATCGCCACGAGCGGCGACAGGTCCATTGATAAGATCTACGTGTCCGGAGGTACGGCCAATGTGCGTTCTTTGCTCGACGCGATCTCAACGGGCGCGCGGGTTGCAGTTGAGTTGCTTGATCCCTTGCAGCTTGCAATTCCCGACGCGAAGACCGTCGACCTTGCCGAGCTGAGGCTGAGAGCGTTGCAGATGTCGGTGGCATGCGGCCTTGCGCTGCGGAAAGACCACGAGCAGTGA
- a CDS encoding helix-turn-helix transcriptional regulator — protein sequence MNKSDAPHENASPNTEEPKDASKSATSPGSPAPRKKNNVRAMRIERMVSKAELARRAHLSVLTIDRVEKGYGCRMDTKRKILEALGLSLADARHVFGEEE from the coding sequence ATGAATAAGTCCGACGCTCCTCATGAAAATGCCTCCCCCAATACGGAGGAGCCCAAGGACGCATCCAAATCTGCAACTTCGCCGGGGAGTCCCGCGCCGCGAAAAAAGAACAACGTTCGCGCGATGCGCATCGAACGTATGGTTTCCAAGGCGGAATTGGCACGTCGCGCCCATCTGTCGGTCCTTACCATTGACCGCGTCGAGAAGGGTTATGGCTGCCGAATGGACACCAAACGAAAAATCCTTGAAGCTTTGGGGCTGAGTTTGGCAGACGCCAGACATGTGTTCGGTGAAGAGGAGTGA
- a CDS encoding LysM peptidoglycan-binding domain-containing protein: MTNLSTCKLAFLCCGLFAAVTTALPAPARAEQHHEVRSGQTLSAIARRYHISVSSLAAANGLTSQAMLKQGTMLRVPERGIVFVERGQTLGGLARAHGVGMRALASANRMKVGDPVYEGQRLVLPTREKEGHGSKDLASKRDHSSGREGAVRLYRVCTQQRLKLSVVDHRGRPRQAARRQLARLLRPRGSSRTRLPHPRLLELLGRVSNHFDGRTLVVISGYRLPGGRTSRTSRHTQGRAIDFKVDGISNRVLRNYLRTLPNVGVGYYPRSSFVHLDVRQTPAYWVDWSGPGEAPIMEKRRRSRLASRGDVSESDDVSEDTVSEVEALPQATSEDESPELVEDARPDAPELPYAESDMSPSAQ, from the coding sequence ATGACGAATCTCTCGACATGCAAGCTGGCGTTCTTGTGTTGCGGTTTGTTTGCTGCCGTGACTACGGCCCTCCCCGCGCCTGCTCGGGCGGAGCAACATCACGAAGTACGGTCCGGACAGACGCTCTCGGCGATTGCGCGTCGCTACCACATCAGCGTGAGTTCTTTGGCCGCTGCCAATGGGCTCACGTCTCAAGCGATGTTGAAGCAAGGGACGATGCTGCGCGTTCCGGAACGCGGTATCGTTTTTGTCGAGCGAGGGCAGACATTGGGCGGATTGGCTCGGGCGCACGGCGTGGGCATGCGTGCGCTCGCCAGCGCCAACCGGATGAAAGTTGGCGATCCCGTCTACGAAGGACAACGGTTGGTGCTGCCTACAAGGGAGAAGGAAGGCCACGGCTCAAAGGACTTGGCCTCAAAACGAGACCATTCGAGCGGCCGAGAAGGTGCCGTTCGACTTTATCGCGTCTGCACCCAACAACGTCTCAAACTTTCTGTCGTTGATCACCGGGGCAGGCCCCGGCAAGCCGCGCGACGCCAGCTCGCTCGTCTACTCCGGCCCCGGGGCTCTTCGCGAACGCGGCTGCCTCATCCCCGCCTGCTCGAGTTGCTGGGCCGTGTTTCAAATCACTTTGACGGTCGCACGCTCGTCGTAATCAGCGGGTACAGACTGCCTGGCGGTCGCACCTCGCGCACGAGTCGGCACACCCAGGGGCGCGCCATCGACTTTAAAGTCGACGGCATCTCGAACCGCGTATTGCGCAACTACTTGCGCACATTGCCGAACGTAGGCGTCGGCTATTATCCTCGCAGTTCGTTTGTGCATCTCGATGTGCGTCAAACTCCAGCCTATTGGGTCGACTGGTCGGGCCCGGGCGAAGCACCCATCATGGAAAAACGTCGCCGATCCCGTTTGGCCTCGAGAGGGGACGTCAGCGAAAGCGACGACGTGTCCGAAGATACCGTTTCTGAAGTGGAGGCGTTGCCTCAAGCAACGTCTGAGGATGAGTCCCCGGAGCTTGTCGAAGACGCTCGCCCTGATGCCCCCGAGCTTCCTTATGCGGAATCAGATATGTCCCCTAGCGCTCAGTAA